In the genome of Segatella copri, one region contains:
- a CDS encoding AAA family ATPase, with protein MDYKRLPYGVADYTWIKSQNRYCADKTMFIPKMEEAGDFLYLIRPRRFGKSVFLTMLQAYYDIEKKDSFHTTFKDTWIESHPTEGLGKYQVLYFDFSRAAAGPSTLEENFNLYCNSVLDGFIKKYAAYYDEDFNMEEYLGFSGASYKLNALNVYSKSKGTQLYLIIDEYDNFTNNILSEEGEAVYHALTHAQGFYRDFFKLFKGMFQRIMMMGVSPVTVNDLNSGYNIGTNLSMDPMFNMMLGFSENEVREMIEYYREVGLIKVPTDQLITDMKPWYDNYCFAKDSLVTDPKMFNSDMVIYYLRHFIRFGKAPDEMVDPNTMTDYAKMKKIIFLDKLQGDRKSVLKEIINQGYIWAELRESFPAEDLVDPDLFPSLLYYYGMLTIIGKRGRRVKLGIPNENVRRQYYGYVLDEYNRDAKINNNHLADRYDVMALDGNIKPAIEYIAEGYRNCTSIHSSIQAERNLQGFIAAYLNHSGYYYIIQEMELNGGYCDLTMIPDLTRFPEVAHAYLLELKYLKTGDTDEEGNKALEEARTQLEQYAQDTRLPQLMNGKPIHKIAIIYKGNDLWKITEC; from the coding sequence ATGGATTACAAGAGATTACCATACGGCGTTGCTGATTATACCTGGATTAAGAGTCAGAACAGATACTGTGCTGACAAGACAATGTTTATACCTAAGATGGAGGAAGCAGGAGACTTTCTCTATCTCATCCGCCCACGCCGTTTTGGCAAGAGTGTCTTCCTCACGATGCTTCAAGCCTACTACGACATCGAGAAGAAAGACTCGTTCCATACCACATTCAAGGATACTTGGATTGAGTCGCACCCAACCGAAGGACTTGGCAAATATCAAGTTTTATACTTTGATTTCTCCAGAGCTGCAGCAGGTCCTAGTACTTTGGAGGAAAACTTCAATCTATATTGTAACAGCGTATTGGATGGCTTCATCAAAAAGTATGCTGCCTATTATGATGAAGATTTCAACATGGAGGAATACCTTGGTTTTTCCGGTGCCTCCTATAAGCTAAATGCACTGAATGTTTATTCCAAAAGCAAAGGTACGCAACTTTATCTCATCATTGACGAGTATGACAACTTCACCAACAATATCCTGAGCGAGGAAGGAGAAGCTGTATATCACGCCCTGACTCATGCACAAGGCTTCTACCGTGACTTCTTCAAGCTATTCAAGGGAATGTTCCAACGCATCATGATGATGGGAGTAAGTCCTGTCACCGTGAACGACCTCAACAGTGGCTATAACATCGGCACCAATCTCTCCATGGACCCCATGTTCAACATGATGTTGGGATTCAGCGAGAACGAGGTACGGGAAATGATAGAATACTACAGAGAAGTAGGACTCATCAAGGTTCCGACCGACCAGCTGATTACCGACATGAAGCCTTGGTATGACAACTATTGTTTCGCAAAGGACAGTCTGGTCACAGATCCAAAGATGTTCAATTCGGATATGGTTATCTATTATCTCCGCCATTTCATCCGTTTTGGCAAAGCGCCGGACGAGATGGTAGACCCAAACACCATGACCGATTATGCCAAGATGAAGAAGATCATCTTCCTGGACAAGCTGCAGGGCGACCGCAAGAGCGTGCTGAAAGAAATCATCAACCAAGGTTACATCTGGGCGGAGCTGAGAGAAAGTTTCCCTGCTGAAGACTTGGTTGACCCTGACCTGTTCCCAAGTCTGCTCTACTATTATGGCATGCTGACCATCATTGGCAAGCGTGGCAGAAGAGTAAAGTTGGGAATCCCTAACGAGAATGTACGCCGCCAATATTACGGCTATGTGTTGGATGAATACAACAGGGATGCCAAAATCAACAATAATCATCTTGCCGACCGATACGATGTAATGGCTTTGGATGGTAACATCAAGCCAGCCATCGAATACATCGCCGAAGGTTACCGAAACTGCACAAGTATTCACTCCAGCATCCAGGCAGAGCGCAATCTGCAAGGTTTCATCGCCGCTTATCTCAACCATAGTGGTTATTACTACATCATCCAGGAAATGGAGTTGAATGGTGGTTATTGCGACTTGACGATGATTCCGGACCTCACCCGTTTTCCAGAGGTTGCCCATGCCTACCTCTTGGAGTTGAAATATCTGAAAACGGGCGATACCGATGAAGAAGGAAACAAGGCCTTGGAAGAAGCAAGGACTCAGTTGGAGCAATATGCGCAAGACACAAGATTGCCACAGCTGATGAATGGAAAGCCTATCCACAAGATAGCCATCATCTATAAAGGTAATGACTTGTGGAAAATAACGGAGTGCTAA
- a CDS encoding glycoside hydrolase family 127 protein produces the protein MKRLISAVLLSAAVAMPTMAQKQKTLSNGYPFTQVPFTSVKISQNTFWGARLKAAREVTVPLAFSKCESEHRYKNFEMAAYTLQHPNHPGLNTKEWDVSKFMGFSFDDTDVYKTIEGASYILQTYPDKKLKAYIDSVLDVVGAAQEPDGYLYTARTINPKHPHGWSGNKRWVKDEDLSHELYNLGHMVDAACAHYQATGSTKFLNIAKRYADCVVKEVGPNAGQATVVPGHQIAEMALARLYTLTGEKKYLDEAKYLLDYRGKTHIRNPYSQSQAPILEQKEAVGHAVRAGYMYAGIADVAALTKDSAYMKVIDRIFENIVGKKYYLTGGVGARHAGEAFGDNYELPNMTAYNETCAAISMVYLFERMFLLHGESKYIDCMERTLYNGVISGMSMDGGRFFYPNPLSSDGKYKFNADGNTTRQPWFGCACCPSNLCRFIPSVPGYLYGVKDNNIYVNLFAGNTSTIKVNGKDVVLEETTEYPWNGDIKIAVKKSGVKKANLLVRIPGWVRNQVVPSDLYKYSDAEKPAYSVTVNGKAVEADLNANKGYLPVKNIKKGDVIRIHFDMPVRTVVANAKVADDNDKIAVERGPLVYCAEAVDNSNEPVLHAVMPEKPSFTLVDNYSIQNTETKGAPAFTVKAIVTSPAHIIYQKKEGVVAVDCTPLTLIPYYAWNHRGANQMNVWFYQGLSFMDK, from the coding sequence ATGAAGAGATTAATTTCAGCAGTATTGCTTTCTGCAGCTGTGGCAATGCCTACGATGGCGCAGAAGCAGAAGACACTGAGCAATGGCTATCCATTTACTCAGGTTCCTTTTACCAGTGTGAAAATTTCACAGAACACCTTCTGGGGTGCCCGCCTGAAGGCTGCCCGAGAGGTAACCGTGCCATTGGCTTTCAGCAAGTGCGAGAGCGAGCACCGCTACAAGAACTTTGAGATGGCTGCCTATACCCTGCAGCATCCTAACCATCCGGGCTTGAACACTAAGGAGTGGGACGTGAGCAAGTTCATGGGCTTCTCTTTCGATGATACCGATGTTTATAAGACCATCGAAGGTGCCAGCTACATCCTCCAGACTTATCCGGACAAGAAGTTGAAGGCTTATATCGACAGCGTGCTCGATGTGGTAGGTGCGGCACAGGAGCCAGATGGCTATCTCTATACCGCCCGTACCATCAACCCAAAGCATCCACACGGATGGTCGGGAAATAAACGTTGGGTCAAGGACGAGGATTTGAGCCACGAGCTTTACAACCTCGGTCACATGGTAGATGCAGCCTGTGCTCACTATCAGGCTACGGGTAGCACCAAGTTCCTGAACATCGCCAAGCGCTATGCCGATTGCGTGGTAAAGGAGGTGGGACCTAATGCTGGTCAGGCTACCGTGGTGCCAGGACATCAGATTGCAGAGATGGCTTTGGCTCGTCTCTATACCTTGACCGGTGAGAAGAAATATCTGGATGAGGCTAAGTATCTGCTCGATTATCGTGGCAAGACTCATATCCGCAACCCATATTCTCAGAGTCAGGCTCCTATCCTGGAGCAGAAAGAGGCGGTAGGTCATGCTGTTCGTGCCGGCTATATGTATGCCGGTATTGCCGATGTGGCTGCCTTGACCAAGGATTCTGCCTATATGAAGGTGATTGACCGCATTTTTGAAAACATCGTTGGCAAGAAATACTATCTTACAGGTGGTGTAGGTGCCCGCCATGCCGGTGAGGCATTCGGTGATAACTATGAGTTGCCAAACATGACTGCCTATAACGAGACCTGTGCAGCCATTTCTATGGTTTATCTCTTTGAGCGCATGTTCCTGCTTCACGGCGAGAGCAAGTATATCGACTGCATGGAGCGTACCTTATATAATGGTGTAATATCAGGTATGAGCATGGACGGAGGTAGATTCTTCTATCCAAACCCATTGTCTAGCGATGGCAAGTATAAGTTTAATGCCGATGGCAACACCACCCGCCAGCCTTGGTTCGGATGTGCCTGCTGCCCGAGTAACTTGTGCCGCTTCATCCCTTCTGTTCCGGGTTATCTCTATGGCGTGAAGGATAACAATATCTATGTGAATCTCTTTGCCGGCAATACATCTACCATCAAGGTGAATGGCAAGGATGTGGTTCTGGAGGAGACTACCGAGTATCCTTGGAACGGCGATATCAAGATTGCTGTGAAGAAGAGTGGCGTAAAGAAAGCCAACCTCCTGGTCCGTATTCCTGGATGGGTTCGCAACCAGGTGGTGCCTAGCGATCTTTACAAGTATAGCGATGCTGAGAAGCCAGCTTATAGCGTAACCGTAAACGGCAAGGCTGTAGAGGCTGACCTCAATGCCAACAAGGGTTATCTGCCTGTCAAGAATATCAAGAAGGGTGATGTGATTCGTATCCACTTCGATATGCCTGTTCGCACCGTAGTGGCAAATGCTAAGGTTGCTGATGACAACGACAAGATAGCTGTAGAGCGCGGTCCATTGGTATATTGCGCTGAGGCTGTGGATAATAGCAATGAACCTGTGCTCCATGCCGTTATGCCAGAGAAGCCAAGCTTCACTCTCGTTGACAACTACAGCATCCAGAACACGGAGACCAAGGGAGCCCCAGCCTTCACCGTAAAGGCTATCGTTACCTCTCCTGCCCATATTATCTACCAGAAGAAGGAGGGAGTGGTCGCTGTTGATTGCACACCTCTCACCTTGATTCCTTACTATGCTTGGAATCATCGTGGTGCCAACCAGATGAATGTCTGGTTCTATCAGGGCTTGTCGTTTATGGATAAGTAA
- the tnpB gene encoding IS66 family insertion sequence element accessory protein TnpB (TnpB, as the term is used for proteins encoded by IS66 family insertion elements, is considered an accessory protein, since TnpC, encoded by a neighboring gene, is a DDE family transposase.), whose amino-acid sequence MFGLNESTQYYVCQRYVRMNMGINGLYQIVRTELELPPLGGAVFIFFSKNRQQVKMLKWDGDGFLLYQKRLERGTFELPFFDPKNKQCKMPYRTLSAIMSGICLKSMKYRKRLNL is encoded by the coding sequence ATGTTTGGATTGAATGAGAGTACCCAGTACTATGTCTGCCAGAGATACGTACGAATGAACATGGGCATAAATGGCTTGTATCAGATAGTGAGAACCGAGCTGGAACTTCCGCCACTTGGTGGTGCGGTATTCATCTTCTTCTCCAAGAACCGCCAGCAGGTAAAAATGCTCAAGTGGGATGGCGATGGTTTCTTGCTGTACCAGAAGCGATTGGAGCGAGGAACCTTTGAATTACCATTCTTTGACCCCAAGAACAAACAATGCAAAATGCCGTACAGGACACTATCGGCCATCATGAGCGGAATTTGCCTAAAAAGCATGAAATATAGAAAGAGACTCAATCTATAG
- a CDS encoding RNA polymerase sigma factor has translation MTENEFIHIVPQLRQIALQISQGYGVGSEEAEDIAQDAMLKLWAIKEDIQSAAHAKGSMGCIAKHLCIDFFRKRKMISIDAQPFDKSPSHYAPPDVEVENSENEQWLQKRLKALPSNQYQVLYLRQVEKKSSEEIAQIVGITTESVSVLLSRARKQMLQEIRKRCR, from the coding sequence ATGACAGAGAATGAATTCATCCATATCGTTCCGCAGTTGCGGCAGATAGCCTTGCAAATCAGTCAGGGTTATGGCGTTGGCAGCGAAGAGGCTGAGGACATCGCACAGGATGCGATGCTCAAGCTCTGGGCTATCAAGGAAGACATTCAGTCTGCTGCTCATGCCAAAGGTTCGATGGGCTGCATAGCCAAGCATCTTTGCATCGACTTCTTTCGCAAGCGGAAGATGATTTCGATAGATGCCCAGCCTTTTGATAAGTCGCCTAGCCACTATGCGCCGCCCGATGTGGAAGTGGAAAACTCGGAGAACGAACAGTGGCTCCAAAAACGCCTCAAGGCGCTGCCCTCCAACCAATATCAGGTGCTTTATCTGCGGCAAGTAGAGAAGAAGAGCTCTGAGGAAATAGCGCAAATCGTGGGCATCACCACAGAATCTGTATCCGTGTTGCTATCGAGGGCAAGAAAGCAGATGTTGCAGGAAATCAGAAAAAGATGTCGATAG
- the tnpC gene encoding IS66 family transposase: MTKDEIIVLLKEQLQLANEQLQQANTTVSSLTLQVNELIIRIKSLEELLVQKGIAIDKANRQNKALGKLVSGKKSERQEKNPQDSMPQEEFDKKKKEQAEKRKARKNNGAKRDMHYEMKEVHVTIDPVMDAELLKTLRLFGTRTCIRYSMEPIKFIKTVYHINTYTDGSIMYPGKTPPALLLNSSYSPSFAAGLLQMRYIYSMPVERITKYFADNGFTLRKATANKLIARSADVLENFYKAICQVVLQQDYVSADETYHKVLLAKTKPTDKGSKKGYLWAVSAPELGLVFFVYEDGSRSEQVILNVFSDYKGTIQSDAYAPYRKLESDAYPDIMRIACLQHVKRDFIDCGKEDKDAQKVVDIINRFYREDKKHKVGVNGWTVEDHLAYRQSYAPDILQDLLEKLEEISSRKDLLPKSTLAQAVGYALNEYNAICDIFKRGDTALDNNYIERIQRYISLSRRNSMFFGSHEGARRGAILYSIAISCKLNGINLFEYISDVIEKTIEWQPNTPLEKYRDLLPDRWKKQ, encoded by the coding sequence ATGACAAAGGACGAAATTATAGTACTTTTGAAGGAACAACTTCAGCTTGCCAACGAACAACTTCAGCAAGCTAATACTACAGTGAGTTCGCTGACCCTACAGGTCAACGAACTCATTATACGTATAAAGTCATTAGAAGAACTACTCGTCCAGAAAGGAATCGCCATAGACAAAGCGAATCGTCAGAACAAGGCACTCGGCAAGCTCGTTTCAGGCAAGAAGTCCGAACGTCAGGAGAAGAATCCACAAGACTCGATGCCCCAGGAGGAATTTGACAAGAAGAAAAAAGAGCAGGCCGAAAAAAGAAAGGCACGCAAAAACAACGGAGCCAAGCGTGACATGCATTACGAAATGAAAGAAGTGCATGTTACGATAGATCCAGTCATGGATGCAGAGCTTTTGAAGACGTTGCGTCTCTTCGGGACTCGTACCTGTATACGTTACAGCATGGAACCCATCAAGTTCATCAAGACCGTGTATCACATCAACACTTATACGGATGGAAGTATCATGTATCCGGGGAAGACTCCGCCGGCTCTGTTGTTGAATTCTTCCTATTCACCTTCCTTTGCAGCAGGTCTCCTGCAGATGCGATACATCTATTCCATGCCGGTAGAGCGAATTACCAAATACTTTGCCGACAATGGGTTTACGTTAAGGAAAGCTACGGCAAACAAGCTGATTGCCAGAAGTGCCGATGTACTGGAAAACTTCTATAAGGCTATCTGCCAAGTAGTGTTGCAGCAGGATTATGTCTCGGCAGACGAGACATATCATAAAGTGCTGTTAGCCAAGACAAAGCCTACGGACAAGGGTTCGAAGAAAGGCTACCTCTGGGCTGTAAGTGCGCCTGAACTGGGACTTGTCTTCTTCGTATATGAGGATGGTTCACGTTCTGAGCAGGTCATACTTAACGTATTCTCTGATTATAAAGGTACCATACAGAGTGATGCATATGCTCCTTACCGGAAACTGGAGTCGGATGCTTATCCTGACATTATGAGAATCGCCTGCCTACAGCATGTCAAGAGAGACTTCATCGACTGCGGCAAGGAGGACAAGGATGCTCAGAAGGTCGTAGATATCATCAACAGATTTTATCGAGAAGACAAAAAACATAAGGTTGGGGTAAATGGATGGACCGTTGAAGACCATCTTGCCTATCGGCAGTCATACGCACCAGACATTTTACAGGATTTATTGGAGAAACTGGAGGAAATATCTTCCAGGAAGGATTTGCTGCCCAAGTCTACCTTGGCGCAGGCGGTCGGCTATGCCCTTAATGAATATAATGCCATTTGTGACATCTTCAAAAGAGGTGATACGGCTCTCGATAACAACTACATTGAGAGAATCCAGAGGTACATATCACTATCAAGAAGAAACTCTATGTTCTTTGGCTCGCACGAAGGAGCAAGACGGGGAGCTATCCTATATTCTATAGCTATTTCATGCAAGTTGAATGGCATCAATCTGTTTGAATACATTAGCGATGTCATAGAAAAGACCATTGAATGGCAACCGAATACCCCACTGGAGAAATATAGAGACTTACTTCCTGACCGATGGAAAAAGCAGTAA
- a CDS encoding heparinase II/III family protein, translated as MTKKLIMIIGLVLSSMLMKAQAFFMPFPKAGDKYWQKQVPVAMRNDYIRLGNLYQKKPWNAIPAETFAEFRTNGNRTRYEEASFGIRKQFVCLVMAEIMQGRGRFLPSIRKGLHYFIEKEPWWGIPAHYPKDHPEKDIQPVDLFNAETAGMLAWTLYMLEDEINRKEKGLCDQVRSEINRRFLQPVLNQPQGWKSNANNWNTWITSNWLETVLICESDAKQRDAAFKGVQQCLRTFLKGYPDDGGCEEGVSYWDCAGASFFESLFFMQFAPKQAVLTLTDAQKKKVENMGRFITTMYINDLTFVNFSDAQAKNIPNINILFPYGAYLQNEQMMQLAAYVGNKYQYTLKPTTLFQKSGNYPKLGRELMLLSMLPKYQATAAVEPKTEDAYLENSQIMVASNKNWFVAAKGGNNAESHNHNDIGNFIVYHNNQPVVIDLGRDTYTSKSFSNQRFELMNCRSAYHNVPIINGLEQKDGRKYRADKVSHVFSEGISSLTLNLEKAYTEAAHVDKWLRTIVLDREYNWVEVTEQYKLDSLQIEKDRLNGQVFDNQIILMAFGKPVVQKTGRILLQGGNVRLEYDAQYLSASVEKVQMTDGIMKTQWKDNVYRIILRLNDNYPMAKVKYRFVK; from the coding sequence ATGACTAAGAAATTGATAATGATAATAGGCTTGGTGCTTTCATCCATGTTGATGAAAGCCCAGGCTTTTTTTATGCCTTTCCCGAAGGCGGGTGATAAATACTGGCAGAAGCAGGTGCCGGTGGCGATGCGCAACGACTATATCCGGTTGGGCAATCTCTATCAGAAGAAGCCTTGGAATGCCATCCCTGCTGAAACTTTTGCCGAGTTTCGAACCAATGGTAACCGTACCCGATACGAGGAGGCTAGCTTTGGTATCAGAAAACAGTTTGTCTGTCTGGTGATGGCAGAAATCATGCAGGGCAGGGGACGGTTTCTGCCTTCCATCCGCAAGGGCTTACATTATTTTATAGAGAAGGAACCATGGTGGGGAATCCCGGCACATTATCCGAAAGACCATCCTGAAAAGGATATCCAGCCTGTAGATCTCTTCAATGCAGAGACGGCAGGCATGCTTGCCTGGACCCTTTATATGCTGGAAGATGAAATCAACAGGAAGGAAAAGGGACTCTGTGATCAGGTGAGAAGTGAGATAAATCGCCGATTCCTGCAACCGGTGTTGAACCAGCCGCAGGGCTGGAAGAGCAATGCCAACAACTGGAATACCTGGATTACGAGCAACTGGTTGGAAACGGTATTGATTTGCGAATCAGATGCCAAGCAGCGAGATGCTGCCTTCAAGGGAGTGCAGCAGTGTCTGCGAACCTTCCTGAAGGGTTATCCCGATGATGGCGGTTGCGAGGAAGGCGTAAGCTATTGGGATTGTGCCGGAGCCTCGTTCTTCGAGTCGCTTTTCTTCATGCAGTTTGCGCCGAAGCAAGCCGTCCTTACTTTGACTGATGCTCAGAAGAAGAAGGTGGAGAACATGGGCAGATTCATCACTACGATGTATATCAACGACCTTACCTTCGTGAATTTCTCGGATGCCCAGGCAAAGAATATTCCGAACATTAACATCCTCTTTCCTTATGGAGCCTATCTCCAGAATGAACAGATGATGCAGCTGGCGGCATACGTGGGTAATAAATATCAATATACCCTCAAGCCTACTACGCTCTTCCAGAAATCGGGCAATTATCCTAAACTGGGTAGGGAACTGATGCTCCTCTCCATGTTGCCGAAGTATCAGGCTACAGCTGCTGTGGAGCCAAAGACGGAAGATGCCTATCTGGAAAACTCCCAGATTATGGTGGCGAGCAACAAAAACTGGTTTGTGGCTGCAAAAGGTGGTAACAATGCCGAAAGCCATAATCACAACGACATCGGTAACTTTATTGTCTATCACAACAATCAGCCGGTGGTCATAGACCTGGGGCGTGATACCTATACCTCGAAATCATTCAGCAATCAGCGTTTTGAACTGATGAACTGCCGTTCGGCATATCACAATGTTCCCATCATCAACGGATTGGAGCAGAAGGATGGCAGGAAGTATCGTGCCGACAAGGTGAGCCATGTATTCAGCGAGGGCATCTCTTCTCTTACCCTGAATCTCGAAAAGGCATATACTGAGGCGGCGCATGTGGATAAATGGCTGCGTACCATCGTCCTGGATAGGGAATACAACTGGGTGGAAGTAACCGAACAGTATAAGCTCGATTCCCTGCAGATAGAGAAGGATCGACTGAACGGTCAGGTATTTGATAATCAGATTATCCTGATGGCTTTCGGCAAGCCTGTGGTGCAGAAGACAGGAAGAATCCTGCTTCAGGGTGGCAATGTGCGGTTGGAGTATGATGCACAGTATCTCTCGGCATCGGTAGAAAAGGTGCAGATGACGGATGGCATCATGAAGACCCAGTGGAAGGATAACGTTTATCGCATCATCTTGCGATTGAACGATAATTATCCGATGGCGAAGGTAAAATATCGCTTTGTGAAATGA